One genomic window of Magnolia sinica isolate HGM2019 chromosome 3, MsV1, whole genome shotgun sequence includes the following:
- the LOC131240703 gene encoding alcohol dehydrogenase 1-like isoform X1, translating into MSTTAGAVIRCLAAVAWEAGKPLVIEEVEVDPPQAMEVRIKIKYTSLCHTDLYFWEAKGQVPLFPRIFGHEAAGIVESMGEGVTDLQVGDHVLPVFTGECKECAHCKSEESNMCELLRINTYRGVMLNDGKSRFSINGTPINHFLGTSTFSEYTVVHSGCLTKIDPSAPLDKVCILSCGISTGLGAALNVAKPKKGSSVAIFGLGAVGLAAAEGARIAGASRIMGVDLNPKRFEEAKKFGVTEFVNPKDHNKPVQEVIAEMTNGGVDRSIECTGHIDAMISAFECVHDGWGVAVLVGVPNQDAVFKTNPMNVLNERTLKGTFFGNYKPRTDLPSVVHMYMRKELELDKFITHRVTFSEINKAFDYMIKGESLRCIISMEE; encoded by the exons ATGTCTACGACAGCAGGTGCTGTTATTCGCTGCTTAG CTGCTGTAGCATGGGAAGCAGGGAAGCCTCTGGTGATAGAGGAGGTGGAGGTGGACCCACCCCAGGCCATGGAAGTGAGGATCAAGATCAAGTACACTTCCCTTTGCCACACTGATCTATATTTCTGGGAGGCGAAG GGTCAGGTGCCATTATTTCCTCGCATCTTTGGCCATGAAGCTGCTGG GATCGTAGAGAGCATGGGTGAGGGTGTGACCGACCTTCAAGTTGGAGACCATGTACTCCCTGTATTCACCGGGGAGTGCAAGGAGTGTGCTCACTGCAAGTCTGAGGAAAGCAATATGTGTGAACTCCTCCGAATAAACACATATAGAGGAGTGATGCTTAATGACGGGAAATCCAGGTTCTCAATTAATGGGACCCCTATTAATCACTTTCTTGGCACATCGACCTTTAGTGAGTATACAGTTGTACACTCAGGCTGCCTCACGAAGATTGATCCTTCTGCTCCTCTTGACAAAGTTTGCATCCTCAGTTGTGGCATTTCAACAG GTTTGGGAGCTGCTTTAAATGTAGCTAAACCAAAGAAGGGTTCTTCAGTCGCCATCTTTGGGTTGGGAGCTGTAGGGCTCGCT GCTGCTGAAGGGGCAAGGATTGCTggtgcatcaagaattatgggcGTCGACCTGAACCCGAAAAGGTTCGAGGAAG CCAAGAAATTTGGAGTTACTGAATTCGTGAACCCTAAAGACCACAATAAACCAGTGCAAGAG GTGATTGCAGAAATGACTAACGGCGGAGTGGACCGTAGCATAGAGTGCACAGGCCACATCGATGCCATGATATCCGCCTTTGAATGCGTTCATGAT GGATGGGGTGTAGCTGTTCTAGTGGGAGTCCCCAACCAAGATGCAGTTTTCAAAACCAATCCCATGAATGTGTTGAATGAGAGGACTCTTAAAGGAACTTTCTTTGGTAACTACAAGCCTCGGACTGATCTCCCATCTGTTGTCCATATGTACATGAGGAAG GAACTGGAATTGGACAAGTTCATTACACATAGGGTCACTTTCTCCGAGATAAACAAGGCCTTTGATTACATGATTAAGGGGGAGAGTCTGCGGTGTATTATTAGTATGGAAGAGTAG
- the LOC131240703 gene encoding alcohol dehydrogenase 1-like isoform X2, whose amino-acid sequence MSTTAAAVAWEAGKPLVIEEVEVDPPQAMEVRIKIKYTSLCHTDLYFWEAKGQVPLFPRIFGHEAAGIVESMGEGVTDLQVGDHVLPVFTGECKECAHCKSEESNMCELLRINTYRGVMLNDGKSRFSINGTPINHFLGTSTFSEYTVVHSGCLTKIDPSAPLDKVCILSCGISTGLGAALNVAKPKKGSSVAIFGLGAVGLAAAEGARIAGASRIMGVDLNPKRFEEAKKFGVTEFVNPKDHNKPVQEVIAEMTNGGVDRSIECTGHIDAMISAFECVHDGWGVAVLVGVPNQDAVFKTNPMNVLNERTLKGTFFGNYKPRTDLPSVVHMYMRKELELDKFITHRVTFSEINKAFDYMIKGESLRCIISMEE is encoded by the exons ATGTCTACGACAGCAG CTGCTGTAGCATGGGAAGCAGGGAAGCCTCTGGTGATAGAGGAGGTGGAGGTGGACCCACCCCAGGCCATGGAAGTGAGGATCAAGATCAAGTACACTTCCCTTTGCCACACTGATCTATATTTCTGGGAGGCGAAG GGTCAGGTGCCATTATTTCCTCGCATCTTTGGCCATGAAGCTGCTGG GATCGTAGAGAGCATGGGTGAGGGTGTGACCGACCTTCAAGTTGGAGACCATGTACTCCCTGTATTCACCGGGGAGTGCAAGGAGTGTGCTCACTGCAAGTCTGAGGAAAGCAATATGTGTGAACTCCTCCGAATAAACACATATAGAGGAGTGATGCTTAATGACGGGAAATCCAGGTTCTCAATTAATGGGACCCCTATTAATCACTTTCTTGGCACATCGACCTTTAGTGAGTATACAGTTGTACACTCAGGCTGCCTCACGAAGATTGATCCTTCTGCTCCTCTTGACAAAGTTTGCATCCTCAGTTGTGGCATTTCAACAG GTTTGGGAGCTGCTTTAAATGTAGCTAAACCAAAGAAGGGTTCTTCAGTCGCCATCTTTGGGTTGGGAGCTGTAGGGCTCGCT GCTGCTGAAGGGGCAAGGATTGCTggtgcatcaagaattatgggcGTCGACCTGAACCCGAAAAGGTTCGAGGAAG CCAAGAAATTTGGAGTTACTGAATTCGTGAACCCTAAAGACCACAATAAACCAGTGCAAGAG GTGATTGCAGAAATGACTAACGGCGGAGTGGACCGTAGCATAGAGTGCACAGGCCACATCGATGCCATGATATCCGCCTTTGAATGCGTTCATGAT GGATGGGGTGTAGCTGTTCTAGTGGGAGTCCCCAACCAAGATGCAGTTTTCAAAACCAATCCCATGAATGTGTTGAATGAGAGGACTCTTAAAGGAACTTTCTTTGGTAACTACAAGCCTCGGACTGATCTCCCATCTGTTGTCCATATGTACATGAGGAAG GAACTGGAATTGGACAAGTTCATTACACATAGGGTCACTTTCTCCGAGATAAACAAGGCCTTTGATTACATGATTAAGGGGGAGAGTCTGCGGTGTATTATTAGTATGGAAGAGTAG